One window from the genome of Hyperolius riggenbachi isolate aHypRig1 chromosome 6, aHypRig1.pri, whole genome shotgun sequence encodes:
- the LOC137522465 gene encoding uncharacterized protein, with product MSGFRQCGHVLLWMLMFRVMMGEAEDPCNCFVVEDVSGWTLLMEDHCCVNISLSVDTVEWNMFTMLPNLRILDLSNSGIVEITDTARGKNITNIEFLYLNNNHLKELPDGFLSNAPNLKILHLEYNKLQRLPSDFLQVSDQIQEIDLNFNNLNSLPGSLLKPSLRKLNFLNNSLDCTCAMYDEFEPKLHNNDTSALLEDLICVSPKDVIGLRISEVERGRVCRSHSLTIALICIPLVAALLIGCWCVCCRKRKGSYTNTGRECSLVTVDRNGAGNLGDYHHYEPQQSFKKDHREPDAGQFKDPILLKPSAALLGSSRDLYEEVEIKLGTSADSLVDDKDQVGQDGPALMLAVEEEEEEEVEFKSDELEAETVSVTEVMKDSADREKLYLNQTTDYYSLVPGIELEDSDHCEYESVDLS from the exons ATGTCTG gtTTTCGCCAGTGTGGGCATGTATTGCTGTGGATGCTAATGTTTCGAGTCATGATGGGTGAGGCAGAAGACCCATGTAATTGCTTTGTCGTTGAGGATGTTTCTGGTTGGACACTGCTTATGGAGGATCACTGCTGTGTTAACATTAGTCTGTCAGTTGATACAGTGGAGTGGAATATGTTCACCATGTTGCCCAATCTAAGGATCCTGGATCTGTCCAATTCTGGGATTGTGGAAATCACTGACACAGCAAGGGGGAAAAATATCACAAATATTGAGTTTCTGTATCTAAATAACAATCACCTGAAGGAGCTACCCGATGGCTTTTTGAGCAATGCACCCAACTTGAAGATTCTCCATCTTGAGTATAACAAGTTACAGAGACTACCTTCTGACTTCTTACAAGTGTCAGATCAAATTCAGGAGATTGATCTGAACTTCAACAACTTGAATTCCCTTCCTGGAAGCCTCCTTAAACCTTCTCTTAGGAAACTCAACTTTCTGAACAACAGTCTGGATTGCACTTGTGCCATGTATGACGAGTTTGAACCAAAACTGCACAACAATGACACAAGCGCATTGCTGGAGGACCTCATCTGTGTTTCTCCAAAAGATGTTATTGGGTTGCGAATCAGTGAGGTGGAACGAGGAagagtctgcaggtcccacagttTAACCATAGCACTTATTTGTATTCCGCTGGTGGCAGCGCTTCTCATTGGCTGTTGGTGCGTCTGCTGTCGTAAACGGAAAGGAAGTTATACTAACACAGGCCGGGAGTGCAGTCTGGTCACTGTTGACCGCAATGGTGCTGGAAACCTGGGAGATTACCACCACTATGAACCTCAACAAAGCTTCAAAAAGGACCACCGGGAACCAGATGCTGGCCAGTTCAAAGATCCCATTCTGCTGAAGCCATCAGCTGCTCTTCTTGGCAGCAGTCGAGACCTTTATGAGGAAGTGGAGATTAAACTTGGAACATCCGCAGACTCGTTAGTGGACGATAAGGACCAGGTGGGCCAGGATGGCCCAGCGCTGATGCTGGcggtggaggaggaagaagaggaagaggtggAGTTTAAGTCTGATGAGTTAGAGGCTGAAACTGTGAGCGTAACAGAGGTAATGAAAGACTCAGCAGACCGAGAAAAACTTTACCTCAATCAGACGACAGACTATTACAGCTTAGTGCCCGGCATTGAGCTGGAAGACTCCGATCACTGCGAATATGAGAGTGTTGACCTCTCATAG